Proteins co-encoded in one Opitutus terrae PB90-1 genomic window:
- a CDS encoding glycosyl hydrolase — protein MKRPLPLFGFAALLLTVVAGSPGALHAQPAGAVLEMGFRNPPDSAKPRTWWHWTMSNVTKDGITKDLEWMKRVGLGGFQLADVNVGRGQEVEPKTPYGTPAWYDAVRHAAAEADRLGLEMSIFSSPGWSETGGPWVKPEQAMKKLVWSETVVDGGKRFSGKLASPPNAIGQIRDSGASYYTSDSTSAPFYADAAVVAYRVPAAEPRMADLHPRVSTHEGEIDGTALLDDKLATLLTVKAPEGGAAWVQFEFAEPFTARAITLGGSGGSAKGIPVGRVLASDDGVSFRPLVTLPGAQLYRQGMVRTFALPETTARFYRIELTGAPLGPAQTMSQAPSAPAKEYVLSEAVLHSGARVHRWEEKAGFSFLFEYETVATPEIAPALAVAPDDLVDLTAKLQPDGSLEWDAPPGRWTILRLGYSLTGAKNRPATPAGTGYEADKLSRRHMEAYVRGYFDPLQQALGPLFGKSLRYVTMDGWEAGTNNWTDELPAEFRRRRGYAPTPYLPALTGRIVGSADVSDRFLWDFRRTLADLWAEAHYGTMAEKLRERGVGIYAEAAGVSLEMPEDTLLNKSKVEIPMGEFWVRDLHPRLMYLQDIRGAASAAHVYGKPLVAAEAFTGGGYEAPATLKNVGDTWLAQGVNRIVFHTSAHQPLDTKPGNMMVGTHLHRNITWAEQARPIMTYFARSCFLLQQGRFVADLAYLLDEGAPSTPPIWGAGTRPTPPAGYDYDFVNADVLLHRFSSGGNGKLMLPDGMSYRVLVLPDTDRMRPELVRKLRELVLGGATIVGRKPTRSPSLADYPRADAEVHALAAELWGDLDGVSRTVRRVGKGTVVWGLPRERVLSDEGIAKDFDADQPLDAEFAWLHRRAGEIDLYYVANLTDRTQAIDARFRVSGREAELWHPDTGKIERVGFTQADGRTTVPLRLAERDAVFVVFRRATTASSSRAASNEALTVLAQLNGSWDVSFPPNRGAPARVELPQLGSWTEHPDDGIKYFSGTATYRKTIAAPREWFGADSGVFLDLGRVGDLATVRVNGVSLGVFWKPPYLVDVSGALRPGENQLEIEVTNQWTNRLIGDRSVPLEKRVLGDASVQPPGWGRFGSQSPVPSGLIGPVRFVSRPLLRVADSPDASIAGIPVNYTEAKAGSDSGGVLGTRRPRRVSGDSRDEGVGTPDSPDEPRYTLPDPLALANGQPVRDAQTWLEQRRPELVRLFEQNQFGRAPGRPAGLNFDVFEKEAPAFGGRAIRRQVTIRFSKQPDAPQLDVLLYLPAPATKPVPVVLNVSFTANNLTVDDPGVKPGWVWNPQEKRRVPADASARRFGRLDVMAAIERGLGVATLNYGDIDPDAPGAIAQGVRQLYLKPGRTAPAADEWGTIAAWAWGISRVVDYFETDADVDAQRVAIVGVSRLGKTVLWAGASDPRIALVIASCSGEGGAALSRRNYGETIAHLVAPTRYPYQFAGNYQTWATRVDECPIDAHELVALIAPRPLLLQTGTTDIWSDPKGEYLAALAATPVYRLFGKAGLEVEQMPVPGVRVGDTLSYYMHEGGHGLVPGDWEVFLDFVREHLER, from the coding sequence ATGAAACGACCTTTGCCGCTTTTCGGTTTTGCCGCGTTGCTTCTCACCGTCGTCGCCGGTTCCCCCGGCGCGCTTCACGCGCAGCCCGCCGGCGCCGTGCTCGAGATGGGATTCCGCAACCCGCCGGACTCCGCCAAGCCGCGCACGTGGTGGCATTGGACGATGAGCAACGTCACGAAGGACGGCATCACAAAAGACCTGGAATGGATGAAGCGCGTGGGCCTCGGCGGCTTTCAACTCGCCGACGTGAACGTCGGGCGCGGGCAGGAGGTGGAACCGAAGACGCCATATGGCACGCCGGCTTGGTATGACGCGGTCCGGCACGCGGCGGCCGAAGCCGATCGGCTCGGACTCGAGATGTCGATCTTCAGCTCGCCAGGATGGAGCGAGACCGGGGGACCGTGGGTGAAGCCGGAGCAGGCGATGAAGAAGCTCGTGTGGAGCGAAACCGTCGTCGACGGCGGGAAACGTTTTTCCGGCAAGCTCGCGTCGCCGCCGAACGCGATCGGGCAGATCCGCGACAGCGGCGCGAGCTACTACACCAGCGATTCAACGTCGGCGCCGTTTTATGCCGATGCGGCCGTGGTCGCCTATCGCGTGCCCGCCGCGGAGCCGCGGATGGCCGATCTGCACCCGCGGGTGTCGACCCACGAAGGCGAGATCGATGGTACGGCCTTACTCGACGACAAGCTCGCGACGCTGCTCACCGTCAAGGCACCGGAGGGTGGCGCGGCCTGGGTGCAGTTCGAGTTCGCCGAACCGTTCACTGCGCGGGCGATTACGCTCGGCGGCAGCGGCGGCAGCGCGAAGGGGATTCCGGTGGGCCGGGTCCTGGCGAGCGACGATGGCGTGTCGTTTCGCCCGCTGGTCACGCTGCCGGGTGCACAACTCTATCGGCAGGGAATGGTGCGGACGTTCGCGTTGCCCGAAACCACGGCGCGGTTTTATCGGATCGAGCTGACGGGCGCGCCGCTCGGACCCGCGCAGACGATGAGCCAGGCGCCAAGCGCGCCGGCGAAGGAATATGTGCTGAGCGAAGCCGTGCTGCACTCCGGTGCCCGCGTGCATCGCTGGGAGGAGAAGGCGGGATTCAGTTTCCTCTTCGAGTATGAAACAGTCGCGACGCCCGAGATCGCGCCGGCGCTGGCTGTCGCACCAGACGACCTTGTCGATCTCACGGCGAAGCTGCAGCCGGATGGTTCGCTCGAATGGGATGCGCCGCCCGGCCGCTGGACGATTCTGCGGCTCGGCTATTCGCTGACGGGCGCAAAGAATCGGCCCGCCACGCCGGCCGGCACGGGTTACGAGGCCGACAAGCTCAGCCGGCGGCACATGGAAGCTTACGTGCGCGGGTATTTCGATCCGCTGCAGCAGGCGCTGGGGCCATTGTTCGGAAAGAGCCTGCGCTACGTCACGATGGACGGCTGGGAGGCGGGCACGAACAACTGGACCGACGAATTGCCCGCGGAGTTTCGGCGGCGGCGTGGCTACGCGCCGACGCCCTATTTGCCGGCGCTTACCGGCCGGATCGTTGGCAGTGCGGACGTGAGCGATCGGTTCCTTTGGGATTTCCGCCGTACGCTCGCTGACCTCTGGGCCGAGGCGCACTACGGTACGATGGCGGAGAAGCTGCGCGAGCGCGGAGTCGGCATCTACGCCGAGGCGGCCGGCGTGTCGCTCGAAATGCCGGAGGACACCCTGCTGAACAAGAGCAAGGTTGAGATCCCGATGGGCGAGTTCTGGGTGCGCGATCTGCATCCGCGGTTGATGTACCTGCAGGACATCCGGGGCGCTGCATCGGCGGCGCACGTTTACGGCAAACCGCTCGTGGCGGCGGAGGCGTTCACCGGCGGCGGCTATGAGGCGCCGGCGACGCTGAAGAATGTCGGCGACACCTGGCTCGCGCAGGGCGTGAACCGCATCGTGTTCCACACCTCGGCGCACCAGCCGCTGGATACGAAGCCCGGCAACATGATGGTTGGAACCCATCTGCACCGAAACATCACCTGGGCCGAGCAGGCGCGACCAATCATGACGTATTTCGCGCGCAGCTGCTTCCTGCTGCAGCAGGGCCGATTCGTGGCCGACCTCGCTTACTTGCTTGACGAAGGCGCACCCTCGACGCCGCCGATCTGGGGCGCTGGCACGCGACCGACGCCGCCGGCGGGCTACGATTACGACTTCGTCAACGCGGACGTGCTCCTTCATCGGTTCTCCAGCGGCGGGAACGGCAAGCTGATGCTCCCGGATGGAATGAGTTATCGCGTGCTCGTGTTGCCCGATACCGACCGGATGCGGCCGGAGCTGGTGCGCAAGCTGCGCGAACTCGTGCTCGGCGGCGCCACGATCGTGGGCCGCAAACCGACGCGCTCACCGAGCCTCGCTGATTATCCGCGGGCGGACGCGGAGGTGCACGCGCTCGCCGCCGAGCTGTGGGGCGATCTCGACGGGGTGAGCCGCACGGTCCGCCGGGTGGGGAAAGGCACAGTCGTGTGGGGTCTGCCGCGCGAACGCGTGCTTTCGGATGAGGGCATCGCGAAGGATTTCGACGCGGACCAGCCGCTTGACGCGGAATTCGCGTGGCTGCACCGGAGGGCGGGCGAAATCGATCTCTATTATGTCGCGAACCTCACGGACCGTACGCAGGCGATTGACGCGCGGTTCCGCGTCAGCGGCCGGGAAGCGGAGCTCTGGCATCCCGACACCGGCAAGATCGAGCGGGTCGGTTTCACGCAGGCGGACGGCCGGACCACGGTGCCGCTCCGACTCGCGGAACGGGACGCCGTGTTCGTCGTGTTTCGGCGTGCGACCACCGCGTCGTCGTCGCGTGCTGCGTCCAACGAAGCGCTGACCGTCCTCGCGCAGCTCAACGGTTCTTGGGACGTGAGTTTTCCGCCAAACCGGGGCGCGCCGGCACGAGTCGAATTGCCGCAGCTCGGCTCGTGGACCGAGCATCCGGATGACGGCATCAAGTATTTCTCAGGCACCGCAACGTATCGGAAGACGATCGCCGCGCCGCGTGAATGGTTCGGCGCAGACAGCGGCGTTTTTCTCGATCTCGGACGGGTGGGCGATCTTGCAACGGTGCGGGTGAATGGCGTCTCACTCGGAGTTTTCTGGAAGCCGCCGTATCTCGTCGACGTGTCGGGCGCGCTTCGTCCCGGCGAGAACCAGCTCGAGATTGAGGTCACGAACCAATGGACGAATCGGCTAATCGGCGACCGCAGTGTGCCTCTCGAAAAACGTGTGCTCGGCGATGCCTCCGTGCAGCCGCCAGGCTGGGGACGATTCGGTTCGCAGTCACCGGTGCCATCGGGACTGATCGGGCCGGTGCGCTTCGTCTCGAGACCGCTGCTTCGGGTCGCCGACAGTCCCGACGCGAGCATCGCCGGGATTCCCGTCAACTACACCGAGGCGAAGGCGGGTTCCGACTCCGGGGGGGTGTTGGGGACGCGACGCCCTCGTCGCGTTTCCGGTGACAGCCGCGACGAGGGCGTCGGGACTCCAGATAGTCCCGACGAGCCGCGCTACACGCTGCCGGATCCACTCGCGCTCGCGAACGGGCAACCGGTGCGTGATGCGCAGACGTGGCTCGAGCAGCGGCGACCGGAACTCGTGCGGCTCTTCGAGCAAAACCAGTTCGGCCGCGCGCCGGGCCGGCCGGCCGGCCTGAATTTCGACGTGTTTGAAAAGGAAGCGCCGGCGTTTGGCGGGAGAGCGATTCGGCGACAGGTCACGATCCGATTTTCCAAGCAACCGGACGCACCGCAGCTCGACGTGTTGCTCTATTTGCCGGCGCCCGCGACGAAACCGGTGCCGGTGGTGCTCAATGTCAGCTTCACGGCGAACAACCTCACCGTTGATGATCCGGGCGTGAAGCCCGGGTGGGTGTGGAACCCGCAGGAGAAACGGCGCGTTCCGGCCGACGCGAGCGCTCGCCGATTCGGCCGGCTCGACGTGATGGCGGCGATTGAGCGCGGGCTCGGCGTGGCCACCCTCAACTATGGCGACATCGATCCCGATGCGCCCGGCGCGATCGCGCAAGGTGTGCGTCAGCTTTACCTGAAGCCGGGACGGACCGCGCCGGCGGCGGACGAGTGGGGCACCATTGCGGCCTGGGCCTGGGGCATCAGCCGCGTGGTGGACTACTTCGAAACGGACGCCGACGTCGATGCGCAACGCGTCGCGATCGTAGGCGTCTCACGGCTGGGCAAAACGGTGTTGTGGGCGGGTGCGTCCGATCCGCGGATCGCGCTGGTGATTGCGAGCTGCTCCGGCGAAGGCGGTGCAGCGCTCAGCCGCCGCAACTACGGGGAAACGATCGCGCACCTCGTCGCGCCGACGCGCTATCCGTACCAGTTCGCCGGAAACTATCAGACCTGGGCAACGCGGGTGGACGAGTGTCCGATCGATGCGCACGAACTCGTGGCATTGATCGCGCCGCGTCCGCTCCTGCTGCAGACGGGCACCACCGACATCTGGTCGGATCCGAAGGGCGAATACCTGGCCGCACTCGCCGCGACGCCGGTGTACCGATTGTTCGGCAAAGCCGGACTCGAGGTGGAGCAGATGCCCGTGCCCGGCGTGCGGGTGGGAGATACGCTCTCCTACTACATGCACGAAGGCGGCCACGGCCTGGTGCCCGGCGACTGGGAGGTGTTTCTCGACTTCGTGCGGGAGCACCTCGAGCGGTAG